A segment of the Streptomyces sp. Tu 2975 genome:
CACTCCGGAGGAGATGGAGACGGCGACGGTCAGGACGTAGTCGACCAGCAGGGCGCTGGCGACGGTGAGGCCGGCCTTCGGGCCGAGGTTGGTGTTGGCGACCTCGTAGTCGCCCCCACCGCTCGGATACGCGTGCACGTTCTGCCGGTACGACGCGACGACCGTGAACATCAGCACCACGACGGCGACCGCGATCCACGGGCTGAAGTGGTACGCCGACACACCCGCGATGGACAGGACCAGCAGCACTTCGCCCGGCGCGTATGCCACGGAGGACAACGGGTCGGAGGCGAAGACGGGGAGGGCGATGCGTTTCGGGAGAAGCGTCTCCCCCAGCTTTTCACTGCGCAGCGCCCGGCCGATCAGGATCCGTTTGGGAACGTCGGTCAGTTTGGACACGCTGAGGATCGTAAGCGCTCGATATGAGCCAAGCCCAACCGGAGAGGCCCGACCTGCGGGATCTTAACGCTTCCCATTCGCCCGGCCCTCTCGGCGGACCGTGCGTACCCGGTCCGGGCCGGGGTCTGAGACCCTGTATTGCCTTGTAAGGCTTGTACCGCAACTGATTGAGCCGGAAGGACGGTCGTGCACATCGTCATCATGGGATGCGGGCGAGTGGGAGCCGCTCTCGCGCAGACCCTGGAGCAGCAGGGACACACGGTCGCCGTCGTCGACCGGGACCCCACCGCCTTCCGCCGTCTGGGATCCGGGTTCGGCGGCCGCCGTGTCACCGGAGTCGGCTTCGACCAGGACACGTTGCGTGAGGCGGGCATCGAGGACGCCGGTGCGTTCGCCGCGGTCAGCAGCGGCGACAACTCCAACATCATCGCCGCGCGGGTGGCACGCGAGATGTTCGGCATCGAGAACGTCGCCGCCCGTATCTACGACCCCCGGCGAGCCGAGGTCTACCAGCGTCTCGGTATCCCGACGGTCGCCACCGTCCGCTGGACCGCCGACCAGATGCTGCGCCGGCTGCTGCCGTCCGGGGCGGAGCCGCTGTGGCGCGATCCGAGCGGTGGTGTCCAGCTGGCCGAGGTCTACACGTCACCGGCGTGGATCGGCCACAAGGTCAGCAGGCTCCAGGAGGAGACCGGGGTGCGG
Coding sequences within it:
- a CDS encoding TrkA family potassium uptake protein — its product is MHIVIMGCGRVGAALAQTLEQQGHTVAVVDRDPTAFRRLGSGFGGRRVTGVGFDQDTLREAGIEDAGAFAAVSSGDNSNIIAARVAREMFGIENVAARIYDPRRAEVYQRLGIPTVATVRWTADQMLRRLLPSGAEPLWRDPSGGVQLAEVYTSPAWIGHKVSRLQEETGVRVAFLTRLGEAILPTSQTVLQEGDLVHVMMRTDEIAKVEEAFTEGPEEGGH